One window from the genome of Bartonella sp. WD16.2 encodes:
- a CDS encoding antA/AntB antirepressor family protein: MNTLITISEQVIDQETVQTVNARELHAFLEVTSKFADWITERINQYEFVENQDFVCFPILGSKGRGGHNRKEYHVTLDMAKELAMVERNEKGKQARQYFIECERKAKQPLDLVSALQNPLTIRQLLLPIDNVAEVFVYANQVLQKHLKIPSGLIAEIISLPHILKTLTHYMRVAYSGLVGCSYAIQYPLWGKHNDGLGTVFLSTRHSF, translated from the coding sequence ATGAACACTCTCATAACAATATCAGAACAAGTGATTGATCAGGAAACTGTTCAAACAGTCAATGCACGTGAATTGCACGCTTTTTTGGAAGTTACATCAAAGTTTGCAGACTGGATTACTGAACGTATTAATCAATATGAATTCGTTGAAAATCAAGACTTTGTTTGCTTCCCAATTTTGGGAAGCAAAGGCAGAGGCGGTCACAATCGTAAAGAATACCATGTTACTTTAGACATGGCGAAAGAACTTGCCATGGTCGAACGTAATGAAAAGGGTAAACAAGCCCGTCAGTATTTCATTGAGTGTGAACGGAAAGCAAAACAGCCTTTAGACCTCGTCAGTGCTTTGCAGAATCCTCTTACAATTAGACAGCTTCTTTTACCTATTGACAATGTTGCAGAAGTATTTGTATATGCGAATCAGGTGCTTCAAAAACACCTTAAAATACCAAGCGGATTGATTGCCGAAATAATCAGTCTTCCGCACATATTAAAGACTTTGACTCATTATATGCGTGTAGCGTATAGTGGCCTCGTCGGGTGTAGTTATGCAATACAATACCCTTTATGGGGAAAGCATAACGACGGACTTGGTACCGTGTTTTTGAGCACCCGGCACTCTTTTTGA
- a CDS encoding antA/AntB antirepressor family protein, which yields MNTLITISEQTVGQETVQTVNARELHVFLEVGKKFADWIKDRITKYSFVENQDYIVFPNFGENLQGSRPSKDYAITLDMAKELSMVENNKKGKQARQYFIECERKAKQPLDLVSALQNPLAIRQLLLESITQLEDLRTEVKTLKPKAEALESLKRSDGLFALYEAAKMLDVRPTDFTKHLQFHKWAYRNFPGGPLLPCQDKINRGLMDCVIHPIQKSDGTKMSVSSAKITVKGLACLREQFHGGVQ from the coding sequence ATGAATACTCTCATAACAATATCAGAACAGACTGTTGGGCAGGAAACTGTTCAAACGGTCAACGCACGTGAGTTGCATGTGTTTTTGGAAGTCGGTAAAAAGTTTGCGGATTGGATTAAAGATCGTATTACCAAGTATAGTTTTGTAGAAAACCAGGATTATATAGTTTTCCCCAATTTTGGGGAAAACCTCCAAGGTAGCCGTCCTTCTAAGGATTACGCTATTACTTTAGATATGGCAAAAGAGCTTTCTATGGTTGAGAACAACAAGAAAGGTAAACAAGCTCGTCAGTATTTCATCGAATGCGAACGAAAAGCAAAACAGCCTTTAGACCTCGTAAGTGCTTTGCAGAATCCTCTCGCAATTAGACAACTGCTTTTAGAGAGCATTACACAATTGGAGGATTTAAGAACTGAGGTTAAAACACTTAAACCAAAAGCAGAAGCACTTGAAAGTTTAAAACGCTCTGACGGTCTGTTTGCTTTATATGAAGCTGCAAAAATGTTAGATGTACGTCCCACAGATTTTACTAAGCACTTACAGTTTCATAAGTGGGCTTATCGTAACTTTCCGGGTGGGCCTTTGTTACCTTGTCAGGATAAAATCAATAGAGGATTAATGGATTGTGTAATCCACCCCATTCAAAAATCAGACGGAACAAAAATGAGCGTTTCCAGTGCAAAAATCACAGTCAAAGGATTGGCATGCCTAAGAGAACAATTTCATGGAGGTGTGCAATGA
- a CDS encoding type II toxin-antitoxin system HicB family antitoxin, with product MEYIYQAKLEADPDGGFVVTFPDVPEAITAGKNRAEALEHAVEALGLALRSYTMRGLPLPTPQRYKNLVAVTVNAWNALKLAVIEAFNEANITKTELANRLGKKETEARRILDLNYPTKLQTLEQALAVLGKQVIITIKDAA from the coding sequence ATGGAATATATTTATCAAGCAAAATTAGAAGCCGATCCAGATGGCGGTTTTGTAGTAACCTTTCCGGATGTACCTGAGGCAATCACAGCTGGTAAAAATCGTGCTGAAGCGCTAGAACATGCGGTTGAAGCTTTAGGGTTGGCATTGCGTAGTTATACTATGCGTGGATTGCCTTTACCTACACCACAGCGGTATAAAAACTTAGTGGCAGTAACAGTGAATGCATGGAATGCTCTTAAATTGGCAGTGATAGAAGCTTTTAATGAAGCTAATATTACAAAAACAGAATTAGCCAACCGTCTCGGCAAAAAAGAAACAGAAGCACGACGCATTCTTGATCTAAACTATCCGACTAAACTTCAAACATTAGAACAAGCACTGGCCGTTCTTGGTAAACAAGTGATTATCACAATCAAGGATGCAGCTTAA
- a CDS encoding HigA family addiction module antitoxin, with the protein MMYNPPHPGGILKEELLDELKLTVTEAANRLGVARLTLSRVLNCNAAISINLALRLERAGLNDAEFWLKLQQKHDLWQARQSNPILHIAPFEQTDHL; encoded by the coding sequence ATGATGTACAATCCTCCGCACCCAGGTGGCATTTTAAAAGAAGAATTGCTTGATGAACTAAAATTGACAGTAACAGAAGCTGCAAATCGTCTCGGTGTTGCCCGTTTAACTTTATCGCGCGTTTTAAACTGCAATGCAGCAATCAGCATTAATCTAGCCTTACGGTTAGAAAGGGCCGGTTTAAATGATGCAGAATTTTGGCTTAAACTGCAACAAAAACACGATTTATGGCAAGCACGACAGAGTAACCCGATTCTGCATATTGCGCCTTTTGAACAAACAGATCATCTTTAG
- a CDS encoding type II toxin-antitoxin system RelE/ParE family toxin codes for MAIVSFKHKGLKLFFERGVCKGIQPAHAQKLANILVILDTISSPEQMKIKSYRLHKLTGELKDYWSMRVNANWRVTFRFIGTDVELVDYQDYH; via the coding sequence ATGGCAATCGTTAGTTTTAAGCATAAGGGGTTAAAATTATTCTTTGAAAGAGGGGTATGCAAAGGTATACAACCTGCACATGCTCAAAAACTAGCAAATATTTTGGTGATTTTAGATACAATATCTTCTCCTGAGCAAATGAAGATTAAATCATATCGTCTTCATAAATTGACAGGAGAATTAAAGGATTATTGGTCAATGCGTGTCAATGCAAATTGGCGTGTTACTTTTCGTTTCATTGGAACAGACGTTGAACTTGTTGATTATCAAGACTATCATTGA
- a CDS encoding DUF488 domain-containing protein, with amino-acid sequence MKTVKGKTLFKRQKLLLAFLQEFGGRLSKTDFQEYLFLFTQWEEKQSYEFVPYKYGCFSFQSYADKRKLIELGILANENDWQLTSLESDYSSDIEFATQEKISSFVEKFSNLKGDELIRYVYKNYPYFAINSCIANKIMEKKDLEKIDTFRPKDETFCFFTIGYEGKSFENYLNRLIKNNIKTLCDVRKNPLSRKYGFSKTQLSKIVNALGIEYRHIPELGIISEKRQDLKTQRDYECLFQDYNNTTLKDNSFEIEKLYQLFLDRKRIAITCFEENVTMCHRGQIALALSKLPQWIFNIKHI; translated from the coding sequence ATGAAAACAGTAAAAGGTAAGACTCTATTCAAACGGCAAAAACTATTGTTAGCTTTCCTTCAAGAATTTGGAGGACGCCTTTCAAAGACAGATTTTCAAGAGTACTTATTTTTATTTACGCAATGGGAAGAAAAACAAAGTTATGAGTTTGTGCCTTACAAATATGGTTGTTTTTCTTTTCAATCTTATGCTGACAAACGCAAGCTTATAGAATTAGGAATACTTGCCAACGAAAATGATTGGCAGCTTACATCACTGGAAAGTGATTATAGTTCTGATATTGAATTTGCTACACAAGAGAAAATTTCTTCATTTGTTGAAAAATTTAGCAATCTCAAGGGTGATGAACTTATTCGGTATGTCTACAAAAACTATCCATATTTTGCTATCAACAGTTGTATAGCAAATAAGATTATGGAGAAAAAAGACTTAGAAAAAATTGATACATTTCGACCAAAGGATGAGACCTTTTGTTTCTTTACCATTGGATATGAGGGGAAGTCTTTTGAAAATTATCTCAATCGTCTTATCAAAAATAATATCAAAACTTTGTGTGATGTTCGTAAAAATCCGTTAAGTCGCAAATATGGGTTTTCTAAAACACAATTATCTAAAATCGTAAATGCATTGGGTATTGAATATAGGCATATTCCAGAGCTGGGTATTATTTCTGAAAAGCGTCAAGATTTGAAAACGCAAAGAGATTATGAGTGTCTTTTTCAAGACTATAACAATACAACTCTTAAAGATAATTCTTTTGAAATAGAAAAACTATATCAGTTGTTCTTAGACAGAAAACGCATTGCAATTACCTGTTTTGAAGAAAATGTAACCATGTGTCACAGAGGACAAATTGCACTCGCTCTCTCAAAACTACCTCAGTGGATATTTAATATAAAACATATCTGA
- the ssb gene encoding single-stranded DNA-binding protein, translated as MLNKVILIGYLGADPESRTMPSGVEVANFRIGTSQSYVDKTTSQRINKTEWHSIVIFNPHLAKIALQYLGKGSKVYIEGQLQTRKWQDKSGQTHYTTEIVLPQYKGELKILNSAQKSDSDMATQEQAVAWENSRQEQYLETTLNDRIPF; from the coding sequence ATGCTTAATAAAGTAATTTTAATCGGCTATTTGGGTGCCGATCCAGAAAGCAGAACAATGCCATCTGGAGTAGAAGTGGCCAATTTTCGTATAGGCACTTCTCAAAGCTATGTAGATAAAACAACTTCTCAAAGAATAAATAAAACAGAATGGCATTCTATTGTGATTTTTAATCCGCATCTTGCAAAGATTGCGCTTCAGTATCTGGGCAAAGGTTCCAAAGTTTACATTGAAGGTCAATTACAAACACGTAAATGGCAAGATAAAAGCGGGCAAACACACTACACAACAGAAATTGTCTTACCGCAATATAAAGGTGAGTTAAAAATCCTTAATAGTGCTCAAAAGTCTGATTCTGACATGGCTACTCAAGAGCAAGCGGTGGCATGGGAGAATAGTAGGCAGGAGCAATATTTAGAAACGACTTTGAATGACAGAATCCCGTTTTAA
- a CDS encoding type II toxin-antitoxin system HicA family toxin, with translation MEQDSRKIIAKLKCDGFELVKVKGSHHKFKKNGQVIIVPHPKKDLPIGTARSIAQQAGWLKKGKEE, from the coding sequence ATGGAACAAGATAGCCGAAAAATCATTGCAAAATTAAAGTGTGACGGCTTTGAACTTGTTAAAGTAAAAGGTTCTCATCATAAATTTAAAAAAAATGGTCAAGTAATTATCGTTCCCCATCCTAAAAAAGACTTGCCAATTGGTACAGCGCGTTCCATTGCACAACAAGCGGGCTGGTTAAAAAAAGGAAAAGAAGAATGA
- a CDS encoding type II toxin-antitoxin system HicB family antitoxin yields the protein MKRFFALVHKDENSAFGVQFPDFKGLFSAADQEENLIANATEALQLYCEEMDKLPTPLKFEEVIQKETIKIALSEGAFLIQVPFIENDSEVVRMNISIERGLLRAIDDCAQERGLTRSAFLATAARHELNI from the coding sequence ATGAAAAGATTTTTTGCTCTTGTTCACAAGGATGAAAATTCTGCTTTTGGTGTTCAGTTTCCTGATTTTAAAGGACTATTTTCTGCTGCCGATCAGGAAGAAAATCTTATTGCTAATGCAACAGAAGCTCTTCAATTATATTGCGAAGAAATGGATAAATTGCCAACTCCTTTAAAATTTGAAGAAGTGATACAGAAAGAAACTATCAAAATAGCTTTGTCGGAAGGAGCTTTTTTAATACAAGTTCCATTTATTGAAAATGATTCAGAAGTGGTGCGTATGAATATATCAATTGAACGAGGGCTCTTGCGTGCAATTGATGATTGTGCACAAGAAAGAGGCTTAACACGATCTGCCTTTTTAGCAACGGCAGCACGTCATGAGCTTAATATTTGA
- a CDS encoding N-6 DNA methylase, translated as MKSNSHAKQVERFAETVKNYITRLTSILAEPDTEVRQAFDSFLAKLRDDLNNTTTEGDAIEMLAQHIIMLPVFKLLFEEYQFTRENPVSRAIQRVLDALKEANFEQESKDLESFYAGVKLQACGLTDPQEKQKLILEIYEKFFRCAFPLTAQKLGIVYTPIEVVDFIINSVNEVLQTEFGKTLGSPGVEIMDPFTGTGTFITRLLQSGLIKKEEMEYKFRHEIYANEIVPLAYYIAGINIEATYHSIMGGDYVPFEGICLTDTFQLYEQGKDQMSDLNKAKQ; from the coding sequence GTGAAGTCAAATAGCCATGCAAAGCAAGTTGAACGCTTTGCTGAAACTGTTAAAAATTATATCACGCGCTTAACAAGCATTTTAGCAGAGCCAGATACTGAAGTACGACAAGCTTTTGACAGTTTTTTAGCAAAATTACGTGATGATTTAAATAACACGACCACAGAAGGCGATGCGATTGAAATGCTTGCACAACATATTATCATGCTTCCTGTATTTAAATTGTTGTTTGAAGAATACCAGTTTACTCGTGAAAATCCTGTGTCACGTGCTATACAGCGTGTGCTTGATGCGCTTAAAGAAGCTAACTTTGAGCAAGAATCTAAAGATCTTGAGAGCTTTTACGCTGGTGTAAAATTACAGGCCTGTGGACTTACTGATCCACAAGAAAAGCAAAAATTGATTTTAGAGATTTATGAAAAGTTTTTTCGTTGTGCTTTTCCACTCACTGCTCAAAAACTAGGTATTGTCTATACTCCCATTGAGGTTGTAGATTTTATTATTAATTCAGTCAATGAGGTATTACAAACTGAATTTGGCAAAACACTTGGTTCACCTGGTGTTGAGATTATGGACCCGTTTACGGGAACGGGAACTTTTATCACACGGCTTTTACAATCTGGTCTGATTAAAAAAGAGGAGATGGAATATAAATTCCGTCATGAGATTTATGCCAATGAAATAGTACCATTAGCATACTATATCGCGGGCATTAATATTGAAGCCACATACCATAGCATTATGGGTGGAGATTATGTACCATTCGAGGGGATTTGCTTAACCGATACATTCCAGCTTTATGAGCAGGGAAAAGATCAGATGAGTGATTTGAATAAAGCAAAACAGTAA